A genomic region of Spirochaetota bacterium contains the following coding sequences:
- a CDS encoding rhomboid family intramembrane serine protease, with protein sequence MRAQQMSFRLGGPITPVVKKLMIINAAVFLIQELAGIFEPGVIESYLGLNHQGLVGDLRVWQLFTYMFLHGGWFHIIFNLLGLWMFAGDLENHWGSGRFLKYYLFTGIGAGIFIALMNSMIQVRYLGLLPPYQPTTIGASGALYGLLLAYGMTWPNREVLLYFLFPIKMKYLVLIFGALEFFGTLSSLRGVGGNVSHIGHMGGIVTGLVLMMAMRSGGRERTAGPGPIGGFLKKLRLAKKQRAISERIEAKEIIDTLLDKIARQGMSALTAAERKKLEWARRHYYPEKTETIH encoded by the coding sequence ATGAGAGCACAGCAGATGAGCTTCAGGCTAGGCGGTCCTATTACGCCCGTCGTAAAAAAACTTATGATCATAAACGCCGCGGTGTTTCTCATCCAGGAGCTCGCCGGTATTTTCGAACCGGGGGTGATCGAATCTTACCTGGGGCTCAATCACCAGGGGCTCGTGGGCGACCTCAGGGTGTGGCAGCTCTTCACCTACATGTTCCTGCACGGCGGGTGGTTCCACATCATCTTCAACCTGCTGGGGCTATGGATGTTCGCGGGGGACCTGGAAAATCACTGGGGAAGCGGCAGGTTCCTTAAATACTACCTGTTCACGGGTATCGGCGCGGGGATATTCATCGCGCTCATGAACTCGATGATCCAGGTCCGCTACCTGGGGCTTCTCCCCCCGTATCAGCCCACGACGATCGGCGCCTCGGGCGCGCTCTACGGGCTCCTCCTGGCGTACGGAATGACCTGGCCCAACCGCGAGGTTTTACTGTACTTCCTGTTCCCGATCAAGATGAAATACCTGGTGCTCATTTTCGGTGCGCTCGAGTTTTTCGGCACCCTTTCGAGCCTGCGCGGCGTGGGGGGGAATGTCAGCCATATCGGCCACATGGGGGGAATAGTCACGGGGCTTGTGCTCATGATGGCGATGCGGTCCGGGGGACGTGAGCGAACGGCGGGACCGGGGCCGATAGGCGGGTTCCTGAAAAAGCTGCGCCTCGCGAAGAAACAGCGCGCGATCAGCGAGCGGATCGAGGCCAAGGAGATCATCGATACGCTCCTGGACAAGATTGCGCGGCAGGGGATGAGCGCGCTTACCGCCGCGGAGCGCAAGAAGCTGGAATGGGCGCGACGACACTATTACCCGGAGAAGACAGAGACGATCCACTGA